A genomic stretch from Prionailurus bengalensis isolate Pbe53 chromosome E2, Fcat_Pben_1.1_paternal_pri, whole genome shotgun sequence includes:
- the FOSB gene encoding protein fosB isoform X2 — protein sequence MFQAFPGDYDSGSRCSSSPSAESQYLSSVDSFGSPPTAAASQSQGQPLASQPPAVDPYDMPGTSYSTPGMSGYGSGGASGSGGPSTSGTASGPGPARPARARPRRPREETLTPEEEEKRRVRRERNKLAAAKCRNRRRELTDRLQAETDQLEEEKAELESEIAELQKEKERLEFVLVAHKPGCKIPYEEGPGPGPLAEVRDLPGSASAKEDGFSWLLPPPPPPPLPFQTGQDASPNLTASLFTHSEVQVLGDPFPVVNPSYTSSFVLTCPDVSAFTGAQRPSGSDQPSDPLNSPSLLAL from the exons ATGTTTCAAGCTTTCCCCGGAGACTACGACTCCGGCTCCCGGTGCAGCTCCTCACCCTCCGCCGAGTCTCAGTATCTGTCTTCGGTGGACTCCTTCGGCAGTCCACCCACTGCCGCCGCCTCCCAG TCCCAGGGGCAACCACTGGCCTCCCAGCCCCCGGCCGTCGACCCCTACGACATGCCAGGAACCAGTTACTCCACGCCGGGCATGAGTGGCTACGGCAGTGGCGGAGCCAGTGGCAGTGGCGGGCCTTCCACCAGCGGAACCGCCAGCGGACCTGGGCCTGCCCGTCCGGCCCGAGCCCGGCCTAGGAGACCCCGAGAGGAGACG CTTACTccggaagaggaggagaagagaagggttCGCCGGGAAAGAAACAAACTGGCAGCAGCAAAGTGTAGGAACCGTCGGCGGGAACTGACCGACCGACTCCAGGCG GAGACAGATCAgctggaggaagaaaaggcagagctGGAGTCGGAGATCGCCGAGCTCCAAAAGGAGAAGGAACGTCTGGAGTTTGTGCTGGTGGCCCACAAACCGGGCTGCAAGATCCCCTACGAagaggggccggggccgggcccgCTGGCGGAGGTGAGAGATTTGCCGGGGTCAGCATCCGCTAAGGAAGATGGTTTCAGCTGGCTGCTgccgcccccaccaccaccgccccTGCCCTTCCAGACCGGCCAAGACGCATCCCCCAACCTGACAGCTTCTCTCTTTACACACAGTGAAGTTCAAGTCCTCGGTGACCCCTTCCCCGTTGTTAACCCTTCGTACACTTCCTCGTTTGTCCTCACCTGCCCGGACGTCTCCGCGTTCACCGGCGCCCAACGCCCCAGCGGCAGTGACCAGCCTTCCGACCCCCTGAACTCGCCCTCCCTTCTTGCTCTGTGA
- the FOSB gene encoding protein fosB isoform X1 produces MFQAFPGDYDSGSRCSSSPSAESQYLSSVDSFGSPPTAAASQECAGLGEMPGSFVPTVTAITTSQDLQWLVQPTLISSMAQSQGQPLASQPPAVDPYDMPGTSYSTPGMSGYGSGGASGSGGPSTSGTASGPGPARPARARPRRPREETLTPEEEEKRRVRRERNKLAAAKCRNRRRELTDRLQAETDQLEEEKAELESEIAELQKEKERLEFVLVAHKPGCKIPYEEGPGPGPLAEVRDLPGSASAKEDGFSWLLPPPPPPPLPFQTGQDASPNLTASLFTHSEVQVLGDPFPVVNPSYTSSFVLTCPDVSAFTGAQRPSGSDQPSDPLNSPSLLAL; encoded by the exons ATGTTTCAAGCTTTCCCCGGAGACTACGACTCCGGCTCCCGGTGCAGCTCCTCACCCTCCGCCGAGTCTCAGTATCTGTCTTCGGTGGACTCCTTCGGCAGTCCACCCACTGCCGCCGCCTCCCAG GAGTGCGCCGGTCTCGGGGAAATGCCCGGTTCCTTCGTGCCCACGGTCACCGCGATCACAACCAGCCAGGACCTCCAGTGGCTCGTGCAACCCACCCTCATCTCTTCCATGGCCCAGTCCCAGGGGCAACCACTGGCCTCCCAGCCCCCGGCCGTCGACCCCTACGACATGCCAGGAACCAGTTACTCCACGCCGGGCATGAGTGGCTACGGCAGTGGCGGAGCCAGTGGCAGTGGCGGGCCTTCCACCAGCGGAACCGCCAGCGGACCTGGGCCTGCCCGTCCGGCCCGAGCCCGGCCTAGGAGACCCCGAGAGGAGACG CTTACTccggaagaggaggagaagagaagggttCGCCGGGAAAGAAACAAACTGGCAGCAGCAAAGTGTAGGAACCGTCGGCGGGAACTGACCGACCGACTCCAGGCG GAGACAGATCAgctggaggaagaaaaggcagagctGGAGTCGGAGATCGCCGAGCTCCAAAAGGAGAAGGAACGTCTGGAGTTTGTGCTGGTGGCCCACAAACCGGGCTGCAAGATCCCCTACGAagaggggccggggccgggcccgCTGGCGGAGGTGAGAGATTTGCCGGGGTCAGCATCCGCTAAGGAAGATGGTTTCAGCTGGCTGCTgccgcccccaccaccaccgccccTGCCCTTCCAGACCGGCCAAGACGCATCCCCCAACCTGACAGCTTCTCTCTTTACACACAGTGAAGTTCAAGTCCTCGGTGACCCCTTCCCCGTTGTTAACCCTTCGTACACTTCCTCGTTTGTCCTCACCTGCCCGGACGTCTCCGCGTTCACCGGCGCCCAACGCCCCAGCGGCAGTGACCAGCCTTCCGACCCCCTGAACTCGCCCTCCCTTCTTGCTCTGTGA